One Vigna unguiculata cultivar IT97K-499-35 chromosome 7, ASM411807v1, whole genome shotgun sequence genomic region harbors:
- the LOC114190417 gene encoding zinc finger BED domain-containing protein RICESLEEPER 3-like, with protein MEKGKDEDDLIRHMTERMMIKFDKYWDEYSVGLAFGAILDPKVKLETLGYCLEQIDPLPWEAKVDTINEKLYNVFSQYYTNTSSSTKAKHSNISTSSGSSKRPHFDEIKKHKLQAAIEMGWNQLDVYLDEPILDLDFTKPMDVLAWWRTHSKRFTNLALMVAEYLFHAMFFTNYSCGF; from the exons atggaaaaaggaaaagatgaagaTGACCTTATAAGACATATGACTGAAAGGATGATGatcaaatttgataaatacTGGGATGAATATAGTGTGGGCCTTGCATTCGGTGCTATTTTAGACCCAAAAGTGAAGTTGGAAACATTGGGATATTGTTTAGAGCAAATTGATCCCCTTCCTTGGGAAGCAAAGGTAGATACCATCAATGAGAAGTTGTACAATGTTTTCTCTCAGTATTATACAAATACTTCAAGTTCAACTAAAGCAAAGCATAGTAATATCTCAACATCTTCTGGTTCCTCCAAACGTCCACATTTTGAT GAAATTAAAAAGCACAAACTTCAAGCTGCAATAGAAATGGGATGGAATCAACTAGACGTATATTTGGATGAGCCAATATTAGATCTTGACTTCACAAAGCCTATGGATGTTCTTGCATGGTGGAGGACTCATAGTAAACGTTTTACAAATTTGGCATTGATG GTTGCAGAGTATTTGTTTCATGCCATGTTTTTCACTAACTATAGTTGTGGGTTCTAG
- the LOC114190368 gene encoding protein CHUP1, chloroplastic-like, which produces MELTPLKPENLKPLILKAGVPLAASLAGFIYAWILAKKNLSSKLFSSPQNECDSSKITCHDILSFVEDGESSTPTNSLVIHNKKPCLEREITGLRNQIEGLQMRELALRLQFELYCEMKAQESLLVEVRNMLSLENDRAEFLSKEVSSIETETMRLESFVVQYMSVVEQMQYWRSQNRILQRKVQRLLRDSKAKSRLIKVQALMIKEKEEELLRNHEDFQTRVCVINKLEGEIRELRRILEQLEEEKKEVVKKLETAEAEKLNKEKIHRKPLKYYLEVEDVSKEEYNKVLNELEEMKKERSSEVEELIHLRRVNSCLRQELMSHYEEHHEEGEIEGGLRFVQCDSEHEFHHHNDSAESDHASSKRKKLLKRLKRWVEGSEKVRVKPEIMKQTSVSCGSKKPQISSNSRFCSSA; this is translated from the coding sequence ATGGAACTCACACCACTCAAGCCTGAGAATTTGAAGCCACTCATCCTCAAAGCTGGTGTTCCCTTGGCTGCATCTTTAGCAGGTTTCATCTATGCATGGATACTGGCAAAGAAAAACTTGTCTTCTAAGCTGTTTTCTTCACCACAAAATGAATGTGATTCTTCAAAAATCACTTGTCATGACATCCTTTCTTTTGTGGAAGATGGAGAATCATCTACTCCTACAAATAGCTTGGTGATCCATAACAAAAAGCCATGTTTGGAACGTGAAATCACTGGCCTCAGAAACCAGATTGAAGGTCTTCAAATGAGGGAACTGGCCTTGCGTTTGCAGTTTGAGTTGTACTGTGAAATGAAGGCACAAGAATCTCTACTTGTTGAAGTCAGAAACATGTTGTCGTTGGAGAATGATCGTGCTGAGTTTTTGAGCAAAGAGGTTTCTTCCATAGAGACCGAGACAATGAGGTTGGAGAgttttgtggtccaatacatgAGTGTTGTTGAACAGATGCAGTATTGGAGATCACAGAATAGGATTCTTCAAAGGAAGGTTCAAAGGCTTCTCCGGGACTCAAAGGCCAAGTCTCGTTTGATAAAGGTGCAGGCTTTGATGAtcaaagagaaagaagaagaacttttgagaaACCATGAGGATTTTCAGACAAGGGTATGCGTGATTAACAAGTTAGAGGGTGAAATCAGAGAGCTGCGAAGGATTTTGGAGCAGTTGgaggaagagaagaaggaggTTGTGAAGAAGCTTGAAACAGCAGAAGCAGAAAAGTTGAACAAGGAAAAGATACACAGAAAACcattgaaatattatttggaGGTTGAAGATGTGAGTAAGGAAGAGTACAACAAAGTTCTGAATGAATTGGAGGAGATGAAGAAGGAAAGATCAAGTGAAGTTGAAGAGCTGATTCATTTGAGGAGGGTGAATAGTTGTTTGAGGCAAGAGTTGATGAGCCACTATGAAGAACATCATGAGGAGGGAGAGATTGAAGGAGGCTTAAGATTTGTGCAGTGTGATTCAGAGCATGAGTTTCATCATCACAATGATTCTGCTGAGAGTGATCATGCTTCttcaaaaaggaaaaagttgCTTAAGAGGCTGAAGAGGTGGGTTGAAGGAAGTGAAAAGGTAAGAGTGAAGCCTGAAATTATGAAACAAACTTCTGTTTCCTGTGGGTCAAAGAAACCTCAGATTTCTTCAAATTCAAGGTTCTGTTCCAGTGCTTGA